TTTTATATCTTTCGTATGTTCTTTTTACTTTGAATTGTGCCCATAGTGGGATTAACATAATTAGTAAAAAGTAAAGTATATAACTTCCTGACATTCCATAATATCCTAATGGCATATAGATTACCTCCTAATTAGTAAATTATATAAGATGAATTATACCATGTTTTAAGTATATTTGCTAGTATTTTGACTAAATTTTACCATTAAATTTAAATGAAAATTTCATAAGTTATTTTTCAACAATAGTTTCATAATTTAACTAGCAAAAAGAGCGGGACTGACTCAAAAATCGTGATTCCGTAGAAATCGATTTTGTCGAGTCAGCCCCACTCTCTTAACACTTTATTAAGTTAATATATCGAAATTTGAATACCTAAAATATCCTTACTAGTTTCTTTGTCTTGCTAATAGTTTAATAGGAGTTCCTTCGAAATTGAATGAATCACGAATTCTATTTTCTAAAAATCTCTCATATGAGAAGTGCATAAGTTCTGGATAATTCACGAAGAACACGAATGTCGGTGGATTAATCGCAACTTGCGATGCATAGAAAATATTAAGTCTTTTACCTTTATCTTGTGGTGTTGGATTCATAGAAACAGCATCCACAACGATTTCGTTAAGTGTAGAACTTTGAATACGACGTTGTCTATTTTCATAAGATTCTTTAATTAATGGGAATATGTTAAATACACGTTGTTTTGTTTTTGCAGAAACATAAACGATTTTCGCATAATCTAGGTATGCAAAACTATCACGAATTTTTTCTTCAAATTCTTTCATAGTTTTATCATCTTTTTCAATTGCATCCCATTTGTTTACAACGATGATTACACCTTTTCCAGATTCGTGAGCATATCCAGCTACTTTCTTATCTTGTTCAATAATACCTTCTTCAGCATTAAGAACAACTAAGACGACATCTGAACGTTCAATAGCTTTAAGAGAACGTAGAACTGAATATTTTTCACAACTTTCATAAACCTTACCACGTTTTCTAATACCAGCTGTATCAATTACTACATATTCATCACCATTATGTTTGAAGTCAGTATCAATAGCATCACGTGTTGTACCAGCAATATCAGAGGCAATTACACGCTCTTCTCCTAGGATTGTGTTAATTAAACTAGATTTCCCTACGTTAGGTCGTCCTATTAGTGAGAACCTGATTTTATCATCTTCTTCCTCTTCTTCTAGAACTTTAAAGTTTTTACAAACTTCATCTAATAAATCACCGATACCTAAACCGTGTGATCCAGAAATTGGGAATGGATCTCCAAATCCTAATGAATAGAAATCATAAATCATATGATTCATATCAAAATTATCAATTTTATTTACTGCAAGAACTACTGGTTTATCAGTTTTATATAATAATTTTGCAACTTCTTCATCATCACTAGTAACACCATCGCGACCGTTTGTTAAGAATATAATTACATCGGCTTCATCGATTGCTAATTCAGCTTGCGCTCTGATTTGTTTTTGGAATGGAGTATCTTCTAACTCAATTCCCCCTGTATCAATCATGAAGAATGAATAGTTCAACCATTCTGCTTTTGAATAAATTCTATCTCGCGTAACACCTGCTACGTCTTCAACGATTGAAAGTCTATCACCAATAATTTTATTGAAAATTGTAGATTTACCTACATTAGGGCGTCCTATTATCGCAACTGTTGGTTTTGCCATGTTTTTCCCTCCATATCTTTAAATTTTTACTTTATCTTTATACCTAAAAAATAAAAGCAATAGACAAGCTATCTACTGCCTTTATTTCTCTATTTTTTAAAATTAAAGTTCGATGTCTTTAAATTTGTCACCTAAACTAAATGAAGTATCTTCATCTTTTAAGTAAGAAGTATCGTATTCTGCTTCTTCTTTAACTTCTTCTTTAACTGGTTTTTCTAAAAGTTCTTTGATTGATAGAGATAATCTTTCGCTTTCGAAATCAAATTCTAATACTTTTACAGTAACTTTGTCACCTTTTTTAAGAACGTCTTCTACGTTTGTTACTCTATCATGAGAAATTTGAGAAATGTGAACTAATCCTTCAACTTCTGGTAAAACTTCTACGAAAGCACCGAATGCAGTTGTGTTACGAACAACTCCTTCTAATACATCACCAGCTTTGATTGTAGCACGAGCTACTTCCCATTGAGTTGGTAATAATGTTTTTGCTGAAAGTGAAATTTTTTCATTTTCTTTATCTACAGCGATAACAGCAACTTTAACTGTATCCCCAACTGAAATTACGTCAGAAACTTTTTCTACACGAGCGTGAGAAATTTCTGAGATGTGAAGTAATCCGTCAACTTCACCAATGTTTACAAAAGCACCGAAGTCAGTAATACGACTAACTTTACCTTCAATAACATCACCTTCATTAATGTTTCCGTATACTTCAGCTAATTTTTTAGCTTTTTCTTCTTCTAAAATTACACGTCTGTTTAAGATAATTTTATTTTTAGATTTGTCCACTTCTTCAATTTTGAATGTGTACTCATTTCCTACAAATTTAGATAGGTCTTTTCTAAATTTAGTGTCGATATATGAACCTGGGATAAACGCACGTAATCCTTCTACGTCTGCTAATAATCCACCTTTAGTTTGTCCTGAAACTGTAGCTTGAATTAATTCTCCATTTTCAAATTTTTCAATGATTCCTGTCCAAGATAATTCCATTAATTTTTTATATTCAGCATTTTCTAAAATTTTGTATGATAAATAAATTACACCAGGTACGTCTTCTGATCTTTTTTCACGGTCAGCTCTGATTCCTGTTACTTGAGCTTCTACTTCATCGCCAACTGATAATACTTCTTCAATATTTTCGAATGGTTTTCTTGTAATTTGATTACGTAAAATTACGCAGTCGTATTGAGCTCCTGCTACATCAACGTATACTTTATCATTATCGATTTTAGATACTGTACCAGTTACTTTATCTCCTTTTTTCAGCATTTCTGAGCTATTTAATAATTCCTCAAATGAAGTTGTCATTACTTCTAATCCTCCTGTGCTTACAATACATACTATATTAATATTATACATCAAAAATATAGTTATGTCATTTATTTTATGTTAATTTTTTAATTCTTTTTTTATTTCATCGAGTAATTTTGATTCCTCTTTACTAAATTCATAGTTATCTAGTAAATCTGGACGTCTTAGATATGTTCTTCGTAGACTTTCTTTTTTTCTGTAAGTTTCTATGTTCTTATGATGTCCACTTGTTAGCACATCAGGAACTACCATCCCTTTGTAATCTTTTGGTCTTGTGTATTGTGGATATTCTAAAAGACCTGTTGAAAATGAATCATCTTTATGAGATTCTTCTTTTCCTAATACATCTGGTACTAGTCTAGCAATACTATCAACCATAGTCATCGCAGCAAATTCCCCACCAGTTAAAATGAAATCTCCAATTGAGAGTTCATCAGTTACAAGGGATTCTCTAATTCTCTCATCGTATCCTTCATAATGACCACAGATAAATATTAAATGCTCTTCTTCTGAAAGTTCCTCAGCTTTTTTCTGACTAAATCTTTCTCCTTGAGGACATAATAAGATGATACGTGTTTTATCTGTTTTATCTAAACTTTCTACAGCATTAAATATTGGTTCAGGTTTTAAAACCATACCTTGACCACCACCGAATGGATAATCATCTACTTGATTATGCTTATTCCCAGAGAATTTACGATAATCTACTATATTTATGTCTAATAACTTATTATCTTTTGCTTTTCCTAAAATCGAATGATTTAACGAATCAAACATATCAGGAAATAACGTCAGTATATCAATTTTCATTAGTCAATTAGTCCTTCCATAACTTCGATATCTATTTTCTTATTCTCAACATCTATTTTCTTCACTATATCCTCAATGTATGGTATCAAGATTTCTTTACCATTTTGAGATTTTATAACCCAAACATCATTAGCTCCTGGTGTTAAGATTTCAGAAATTTCACCTAAAGATTTTCCATTTTCATCAAAAACTTCACATCCGATGATCTCATGAAAGTAGAATTCATTTTCTTCCAACTCTCCAATATTATCTGAATCAATTTTAATTTGCAGATTTTTAAGTTTTTCAGCTTCTTCAATCGAGTCAATTCCAACAAACTTCACCAAAAGGTTGTTTTTATGTGTTCTATAGCTTTCTACAGTCACTTCTTTTACAACTTGATTACCACGTGTTATTAATAATTCAGTGCCTTTTTCAAAGCGTTGCTCTTCAAAATCTGTAGATGAAATTACTTTTACTTCTCCTTTCAATGAGTGCGTATTTACAATTTTTCCTACTTTTAAACGCATTTAATCCTCCTATGTAATTTTACACTATTTTTTAACTTTCATTCTAATTAAATATGATATATTTTCTATAATGATTATCGAAAGTGATAACCCAATTAATAATGTTGAAATTCTATTCCAATTTCTATATTCTATATTATTTACAAGTAAATGTCCAATTCCACCTGCTCCAACCATTCCAAGTATCGTAGAATTTTTAATATTTGATTCAAATCTATACAACACTATAGTAACAAATTCAGGGAAATATCCATTAAATATTATTTTTATATAACTAATGAAACTTCCAAGACCTAAACTCTTCGTCATTAAAAGTACATTAGTATTTATCCCTTCTAGAACTTCATTATACATTTTTGTCATTACACCAACTGTATAAATGTATAATGCGAAAAA
This is a stretch of genomic DNA from Gemella haemolysans. It encodes these proteins:
- the der gene encoding ribosome biogenesis GTPase Der; its protein translation is MAKPTVAIIGRPNVGKSTIFNKIIGDRLSIVEDVAGVTRDRIYSKAEWLNYSFFMIDTGGIELEDTPFQKQIRAQAELAIDEADVIIFLTNGRDGVTSDDEEVAKLLYKTDKPVVLAVNKIDNFDMNHMIYDFYSLGFGDPFPISGSHGLGIGDLLDEVCKNFKVLEEEEEDDKIRFSLIGRPNVGKSSLINTILGEERVIASDIAGTTRDAIDTDFKHNGDEYVVIDTAGIRKRGKVYESCEKYSVLRSLKAIERSDVVLVVLNAEEGIIEQDKKVAGYAHESGKGVIIVVNKWDAIEKDDKTMKEFEEKIRDSFAYLDYAKIVYVSAKTKQRVFNIFPLIKESYENRQRRIQSSTLNEIVVDAVSMNPTPQDKGKRLNIFYASQVAINPPTFVFFVNYPELMHFSYERFLENRIRDSFNFEGTPIKLLARQRN
- the trmD gene encoding tRNA (guanosine(37)-N1)-methyltransferase TrmD, coding for MKIDILTLFPDMFDSLNHSILGKAKDNKLLDINIVDYRKFSGNKHNQVDDYPFGGGQGMVLKPEPIFNAVESLDKTDKTRIILLCPQGERFSQKKAEELSEEEHLIFICGHYEGYDERIRESLVTDELSIGDFILTGGEFAAMTMVDSIARLVPDVLGKEESHKDDSFSTGLLEYPQYTRPKDYKGMVVPDVLTSGHHKNIETYRKKESLRRTYLRRPDLLDNYEFSKEESKLLDEIKKELKN
- the rimM gene encoding ribosome maturation factor RimM (Essential for efficient processing of 16S rRNA), which gives rise to MRLKVGKIVNTHSLKGEVKVISSTDFEEQRFEKGTELLITRGNQVVKEVTVESYRTHKNNLLVKFVGIDSIEEAEKLKNLQIKIDSDNIGELEENEFYFHEIIGCEVFDENGKSLGEISEILTPGANDVWVIKSQNGKEILIPYIEDIVKKIDVENKKIDIEVMEGLID
- the rpsA gene encoding 30S ribosomal protein S1, with protein sequence MTTSFEELLNSSEMLKKGDKVTGTVSKIDNDKVYVDVAGAQYDCVILRNQITRKPFENIEEVLSVGDEVEAQVTGIRADREKRSEDVPGVIYLSYKILENAEYKKLMELSWTGIIEKFENGELIQATVSGQTKGGLLADVEGLRAFIPGSYIDTKFRKDLSKFVGNEYTFKIEEVDKSKNKIILNRRVILEEEKAKKLAEVYGNINEGDVIEGKVSRITDFGAFVNIGEVDGLLHISEISHARVEKVSDVISVGDTVKVAVIAVDKENEKISLSAKTLLPTQWEVARATIKAGDVLEGVVRNTTAFGAFVEVLPEVEGLVHISQISHDRVTNVEDVLKKGDKVTVKVLEFDFESERLSLSIKELLEKPVKEEVKEEAEYDTSYLKDEDTSFSLGDKFKDIEL